A genomic window from Streptomyces brevispora includes:
- a CDS encoding winged helix DNA-binding domain-containing protein, with the protein MAVKKKTSATAPAVLSPRALGRATLERQLLLRRATMSAKEAIGHLVGLQAQNTKPPYFQLLARLEGFGPAELAGLMESREAVRIVTLRSTIHTHTADDALTLRPLVQEARDRELRIFRKRLVGVDLDRLRDISRAYVEETPRTSKEIRERLLDEWPDADPQALSTAARCVLPLVQVTPRGVWGRSGGVALTTAERWLARPSEPVPAPDATVLRYLGAFGPASVRDMQSWAGLTRLGEVFDRLRPRLVTFRDENGVELFDLPDAPRPDEDTPAPPRFLPEFDNVLLGHADRTRVIPPQFKGRNGVGNQTYGSVLVDGFLAAVWRLDAGRRGAPTTVTVQELRPLGAAGRDAVTEEAVALLSAMTRATTDGSGYDIRFASFIDFDR; encoded by the coding sequence ATGGCCGTGAAGAAGAAGACCTCCGCCACCGCCCCCGCGGTGCTCTCGCCGCGGGCACTGGGGCGCGCGACCCTGGAACGCCAACTGCTGCTCCGCCGCGCCACGATGTCGGCCAAGGAAGCGATCGGGCACCTCGTCGGCCTCCAGGCGCAGAACACCAAGCCGCCGTACTTCCAGCTCCTGGCCCGGCTGGAGGGCTTCGGCCCGGCCGAGCTCGCCGGGTTGATGGAGTCGCGCGAGGCCGTCCGCATCGTCACCCTGCGCTCCACCATCCACACCCACACCGCCGACGACGCCCTCACCCTGCGCCCCCTCGTTCAGGAGGCCCGCGACCGGGAGCTCAGGATCTTCCGGAAACGGCTCGTGGGCGTGGACCTGGACCGGCTCCGGGACATCAGCAGGGCGTACGTCGAGGAGACCCCCCGCACCTCGAAGGAGATCCGCGAAAGGCTGCTCGACGAGTGGCCCGACGCGGACCCGCAGGCCCTGAGCACGGCGGCCCGCTGTGTGCTGCCGCTGGTCCAGGTGACCCCGCGCGGGGTGTGGGGAAGGAGCGGCGGCGTCGCGCTGACCACCGCCGAACGCTGGCTCGCCAGGCCATCCGAGCCGGTGCCCGCGCCCGACGCCACCGTGCTGCGCTACCTCGGCGCCTTCGGGCCGGCGTCGGTGCGGGACATGCAGTCATGGGCCGGCCTGACCCGCCTGGGGGAGGTCTTCGACCGGCTTCGTCCGCGACTCGTCACGTTCCGGGACGAGAACGGCGTCGAGCTCTTCGACCTGCCCGACGCCCCGCGCCCCGACGAGGACACCCCCGCCCCGCCGCGCTTCCTGCCCGAGTTCGACAATGTGCTGCTCGGCCACGCGGACCGCACCCGCGTCATCCCGCCGCAGTTCAAGGGGCGCAACGGGGTGGGGAACCAGACGTACGGAAGCGTGCTGGTCGACGGCTTCCTCGCGGCGGTCTGGCGGCTGGACGCCGGACGGCGCGGCGCACCGACGACCGTCACCGTGCAGGAACTGCGACCGCTCGGCGCGGCCGGGCGCGACGCCGTCACGGAAGAGGCCGTGGCGCTGCTCTCCGCGATGACGCGGGCGACCACGGACGGCAGCGGATACGACATCAGGTTCGCCTCGTTCATCGACTTCGACAGGTGA
- a CDS encoding helix-turn-helix transcriptional regulator — translation MPESVDTVEMQAALLRLRRTSGLPVAFGGLLSDTRHARIAELNGAHTAALRGLVISAGSGLGGKAIALSRPCAVTDYHSSRHISHEYDTAVAAEGLRSVVAVPVVVRRQVRGVLYGALREPLTLGDRTFDAAVAAARDVEQALAVRDEVQQLLALTREEVTDPRAAPDAWEDVREAHRELRALVPKVLDPALRDELLAVCGRLASAAGARVPRSGEVQLAPREIDVLACVAAGATNAVAADRLGLRPETVKGYLRSAMRKLGAHTRLEAVVAARRAGLLP, via the coding sequence GTGCCGGAATCCGTCGATACGGTGGAGATGCAGGCCGCGCTGCTGCGGCTGCGCCGGACGAGCGGGCTGCCCGTGGCGTTCGGCGGACTGCTCTCCGACACCCGCCACGCCAGGATCGCCGAGCTGAACGGGGCCCACACCGCGGCGCTGCGCGGGCTGGTGATCTCGGCCGGCAGTGGTCTGGGCGGCAAGGCGATCGCACTGTCCCGGCCGTGCGCGGTGACCGACTACCACTCCTCGCGCCACATCAGCCACGAGTACGACACGGCCGTGGCCGCGGAGGGCCTGCGCTCGGTCGTCGCGGTACCCGTCGTCGTACGGCGCCAGGTGCGGGGCGTGCTGTACGGGGCGCTGCGCGAGCCCCTCACGCTGGGGGACCGCACGTTCGACGCCGCGGTGGCGGCGGCCCGCGATGTGGAGCAGGCGCTGGCCGTCCGGGACGAGGTGCAGCAGTTGCTCGCCCTGACCCGGGAGGAGGTGACCGACCCGCGGGCCGCCCCGGATGCCTGGGAGGACGTCAGGGAGGCGCACCGGGAACTGCGCGCCCTGGTGCCGAAGGTCCTCGACCCGGCGTTGCGCGACGAACTGCTCGCGGTGTGCGGGCGGCTCGCGTCGGCGGCCGGTGCCCGGGTGCCGAGGTCCGGGGAGGTGCAGCTGGCCCCGCGCGAGATCGATGTCCTCGCCTGTGTCGCGGCGGGCGCGACGAACGCGGTGGCGGCGGACCGGCTCGGGCTGCGCCCGGAGACGGTGAAGGGCTATCTGCGCTCCGCGATGCGGAAGCTCGGTGCGCACACCCGGCTGGAGGCGGTCGTCGCGGCCCGGCGGGCGGGGCTGCTGCCGTAG
- a CDS encoding AMP-binding protein yields MSATSATETFRAARDFLLKHREDYSAAYEGFSWPRSDHFNWALDWFDVIARNNDRTALHIVEEDGGRTEMSFARMSVRSNQAANWLRAQGVREGDRILVMLGNQVELWETALAAMKLRAVVIPATPLLGPADLRDRVERGRVRHVLVRDADTAKFDEVPGRYTRICVGADTEGWLSYSGADEQPETFTADRETDADEPLMLYFTSGTTASPKLVEHTHVSYPVGHLSTMYWIGLKPGDVHLNISSPGWAKHAWSNLFAPWNAEATVFIFNYTRFDAARLMAEMDRCAVTSFCAPPTVWRMLIQADLSQLTTPPREVVAAGEPLNPEVIETVRRAWGVTIRDGFGQTETAVQVANTPGQTLKAGSMGRPSPGFKVVLLDPVSGEPGAVEGEISLDLSAHPVGLMTGYHGDPDRTAEAMAGGYYRTGDIGSRDEDGYITYVGRADDVFKASDYKISPFELESALLEHEAVVEAAVVPAPDPVRLAVPKAYVVLAEGWEPGPDTAEALFAHSRAVLAPYKRIRRLEFAELPKTVSGKIRRIELREATARGTGTEYNEGDLT; encoded by the coding sequence ATGTCGGCAACCAGTGCGACGGAGACGTTCCGGGCCGCCCGGGACTTTCTGCTGAAGCACCGCGAGGACTACAGCGCGGCCTACGAGGGCTTCAGCTGGCCCCGGAGCGACCACTTCAACTGGGCCCTGGACTGGTTCGACGTCATCGCCCGGAACAACGACCGCACCGCCCTGCACATCGTGGAGGAGGACGGCGGGCGCACCGAGATGTCCTTCGCCAGGATGTCCGTCCGCTCCAACCAGGCCGCGAACTGGCTGCGCGCCCAGGGCGTAAGGGAGGGCGACCGGATCCTGGTCATGCTCGGCAACCAGGTGGAACTGTGGGAGACCGCCCTCGCCGCGATGAAGCTGCGGGCCGTCGTCATCCCCGCGACTCCGCTGCTGGGCCCGGCCGACCTGCGCGACCGGGTCGAGCGCGGCCGGGTCCGTCATGTGCTGGTCAGGGACGCCGACACCGCCAAGTTCGACGAGGTGCCCGGCCGCTACACCCGGATCTGTGTCGGCGCCGACACCGAGGGCTGGCTCTCCTACAGCGGGGCCGACGAGCAGCCGGAGACCTTCACCGCGGACCGGGAGACCGACGCCGACGAACCGCTGATGCTCTACTTCACCTCGGGCACGACCGCCAGCCCCAAACTCGTCGAGCACACCCATGTCTCGTACCCCGTCGGCCACTTGTCGACGATGTACTGGATCGGACTGAAGCCCGGAGACGTCCACCTCAACATCTCCTCGCCCGGCTGGGCCAAGCACGCCTGGTCCAATCTCTTCGCCCCGTGGAATGCCGAGGCGACCGTCTTCATCTTCAACTACACGCGTTTCGACGCGGCCCGGCTGATGGCCGAGATGGACCGCTGCGCGGTCACCAGCTTCTGCGCGCCGCCCACCGTCTGGCGGATGCTCATCCAGGCCGACCTCTCCCAGCTGACGACCCCGCCGCGCGAGGTCGTCGCGGCGGGCGAACCGCTCAACCCGGAGGTCATCGAGACGGTACGGCGCGCGTGGGGCGTCACCATCCGGGACGGTTTCGGCCAGACGGAGACGGCCGTCCAGGTCGCCAACACCCCCGGCCAGACGCTGAAGGCCGGCTCGATGGGGCGCCCGAGCCCCGGCTTCAAGGTGGTGCTGCTGGATCCGGTCAGCGGGGAGCCCGGCGCCGTCGAGGGCGAGATCTCCCTCGATCTGTCGGCCCACCCGGTCGGCCTGATGACCGGCTACCACGGCGACCCGGACCGCACCGCCGAGGCCATGGCGGGCGGCTACTACCGCACCGGGGACATCGGCTCGCGCGACGAGGACGGCTACATCACCTACGTGGGCCGCGCGGACGACGTCTTCAAGGCCTCCGACTACAAGATCTCACCGTTCGAGCTGGAGAGCGCCCTGCTGGAGCACGAGGCCGTCGTCGAGGCCGCGGTGGTACCGGCCCCCGACCCGGTACGGCTCGCGGTCCCCAAGGCGTACGTCGTGCTCGCAGAGGGCTGGGAGCCCGGACCCGACACGGCCGAGGCGCTCTTCGCCCACTCCCGCGCCGTCCTCGCCCCGTACAAGCGGATCCGGCGGCTGGAGTTCGCCGAGCTGCCCAAGACCGTCTCCGGCAAGATCCGCCGGATCGAACTGCGCGAGGCCACGGCCCGGGGCACCGGCACCGAGTACAACGAGGGGGACCTGACGTGA
- a CDS encoding AMP-binding protein — MTALSYAHGTGTTALLGDTIGRNLDRAIDAFGEREALVDVPSGRRWTYAEFGAAVEELARALMASGVAKGDRVGIWAVNCPEWVLVQYATARIGAVMVTINPAYRAHELEYVLKQAGISLLAASLSHRTGDYRAMVDEVRANCPALRAAHYIGDPTWGELLATAGSVTPEQLAAREAGLSCDDPINIQYTSGTTGFPKGATLSHHNILNNGYFVGELVAYTEQDRVCLPVPFYHCFGMVMGNLGITSHGACIVIPAPAFEPAAVLAAVQQERCTSLYGVPTMFIAELNLPGFASYDLSSLRTGIMAGSPCPVEVMKRVVAEMHMDEVSICYGMTETSPVSTQTRRDDDLERRTGTVGRAMPHIEIKVIDPAKGVTLERGASGELCTRGYSVMLGYWELPERSAEVIDAGRWMHTGDLAVMREDGYVQIVGRIKDMIIRGGENVYPREIEEFLHGHPKIADVQVVGVPDERYGEEILACVIPGDPADPPTLEEVAEFCRGRLAHYKVPRLLEILETFPMTVSGKVRKIELRENHGR, encoded by the coding sequence GTGACGGCACTGTCCTACGCGCACGGCACCGGAACCACGGCCCTGCTCGGCGACACCATCGGACGCAATCTCGACCGGGCGATCGACGCGTTCGGCGAGCGCGAGGCGCTGGTCGACGTGCCCTCCGGGCGACGCTGGACGTACGCCGAGTTCGGGGCGGCCGTCGAGGAGCTGGCCCGCGCGTTGATGGCGTCGGGGGTGGCCAAGGGGGACCGGGTCGGCATCTGGGCGGTCAACTGCCCCGAGTGGGTGCTCGTCCAGTACGCCACCGCCCGGATCGGCGCCGTCATGGTCACCATCAACCCCGCCTACCGGGCCCACGAGTTGGAGTACGTGCTGAAGCAGGCCGGCATCTCACTGCTGGCCGCCTCGCTCTCGCACCGCACCGGCGACTACCGGGCGATGGTCGACGAGGTCCGCGCCAACTGCCCCGCGCTGCGCGCCGCGCACTACATCGGCGACCCCACCTGGGGCGAGCTGCTCGCGACTGCCGGATCGGTGACCCCGGAACAACTCGCCGCACGCGAGGCCGGGTTGTCCTGCGACGACCCGATCAACATCCAGTACACCTCCGGTACCACCGGCTTCCCCAAGGGGGCCACCCTCTCCCATCACAACATCCTCAACAACGGCTATTTCGTTGGGGAGTTGGTCGCCTACACCGAACAGGACCGGGTCTGCCTGCCGGTCCCCTTCTACCACTGCTTCGGCATGGTCATGGGCAACCTCGGCATCACCTCGCACGGCGCCTGCATCGTGATCCCGGCCCCGGCCTTCGAGCCCGCCGCCGTGCTGGCCGCCGTTCAGCAGGAGCGCTGCACCTCGCTGTACGGCGTTCCCACCATGTTCATCGCCGAGCTGAACCTCCCCGGCTTCGCCTCGTACGACCTCTCCTCGCTGCGCACCGGCATCATGGCCGGATCACCCTGTCCGGTCGAGGTGATGAAGCGGGTCGTCGCCGAGATGCACATGGACGAGGTGTCCATCTGCTACGGGATGACGGAGACCTCCCCGGTCTCCACCCAGACCCGCCGCGACGACGATCTGGAGCGACGCACGGGCACCGTCGGCCGTGCGATGCCGCATATCGAGATCAAGGTCATCGACCCGGCGAAGGGCGTGACGCTGGAGCGCGGCGCCTCCGGCGAACTCTGCACCCGCGGCTACAGCGTGATGCTCGGCTACTGGGAGCTGCCCGAGCGGAGTGCCGAAGTGATCGACGCGGGCCGCTGGATGCACACCGGGGACCTCGCGGTGATGCGGGAGGACGGCTACGTGCAGATCGTCGGCCGGATCAAGGACATGATCATCCGCGGTGGTGAGAACGTTTATCCGCGCGAGATCGAGGAGTTCCTCCACGGCCACCCCAAGATCGCGGACGTGCAGGTCGTGGGGGTGCCGGACGAGCGGTACGGCGAGGAGATCCTGGCCTGCGTCATCCCCGGGGACCCGGCGGACCCGCCGACCCTGGAGGAGGTGGCGGAGTTCTGCCGCGGACGGCTGGCGCACTACAAGGTGCCGCGCCTACTGGAGATTCTCGAAACCTTCCCGATGACGGTCAGCGGGAAGGTCCGGAAGATCGAACTGCGTGAGAACCACGGCCGGTAG
- a CDS encoding GNAT family N-acetyltransferase, protein MRIRPARRSDLPLLQDIERAAGEPFRTVGMSLVADDEPPSLDVLDEYRRAGRAWVTVRADDRPLGYLVADPVDGAGHIEQVSVHPSAARRGLGSGLIGHAGSWAAAEGLGGLTLTTFSHVPWNAPYYARLGFRVLTESELTDGLRKIRAEEAEHGLDRWPRVCMRRDVPQLTETARPQ, encoded by the coding sequence ATGCGTATCCGCCCCGCACGACGCTCGGATCTCCCCCTGCTTCAGGACATCGAGCGTGCCGCGGGCGAACCCTTCCGCACCGTCGGCATGTCCCTCGTGGCCGACGACGAGCCGCCGTCCCTGGACGTTCTGGACGAGTACCGCCGGGCCGGCCGCGCCTGGGTGACCGTCCGCGCCGACGACCGGCCGCTGGGCTATCTCGTCGCCGATCCGGTCGACGGCGCCGGCCATATCGAGCAGGTCTCGGTCCATCCGTCGGCCGCCCGGCGCGGACTGGGCAGTGGCCTCATCGGGCATGCGGGCAGCTGGGCGGCGGCCGAGGGCCTGGGCGGGCTCACCCTGACGACGTTCTCCCACGTTCCGTGGAACGCGCCGTACTACGCGCGGCTCGGCTTCCGCGTGCTGACGGAATCCGAACTCACCGACGGGCTGCGGAAGATCCGGGCGGAGGAGGCGGAACACGGCCTGGACCGGTGGCCGAGGGTCTGCATGCGCCGGGACGTGCCGCAGCTCACAGAAACCGCCCGGCCACAGTGA
- the gcl gene encoding glyoxylate carboligase, translating into MTAARAAVEILKREGVSNAFGVPGAAINPFYAALKASGGVHHTLARHVEGASHMAEGYTRARPGNIGVCVGTSGPAGTDMITGLYSAIADSVPILCITGQAPTAVLHKEDFQAVDIASIARPVTKAATTVLEAAQVPGVFQQAFHLMRTGRPGPVLIDLPIDVQLTEIEFDPDLYEPLPVHKPAATRKQIERALEMLNDSERPLLVAGGGIINADASELLVEFAELTGVPVVPTLMGWGVLADDHELNAGMVGLQTSHRYGNANFLESDFVLGIGNRWANRHTGRLDVYTRGRTFVHVDIEPTQLGRIFAPDLGIASDAKAALELFVEVARELKAAGGLRDRSQWAASTQERKATLQRRTHFDNVPLKPQRVYEEMNRAFGPETRYVTTIGLSQIAGAQMLHVYRPRHWINCGQAGPLGWTVPAALGVATADPGGSVVALSGDYDFQFMMEELAVGAQHRIPYVHVLVNNSYLGLIRQAQRNFDIDFQVNLEFENINSPELGGYGVDHVKVVEGLGCKAIRVTEPDRLLPAFEEAKKLAAEFRVPVVVEAILERITNISMSGTDIASVNEFEDVASEPGHAPTAIRPLATA; encoded by the coding sequence ATGACCGCTGCCCGAGCGGCAGTTGAGATCCTCAAGCGCGAAGGCGTCAGCAACGCGTTCGGTGTGCCGGGCGCGGCGATCAACCCCTTCTACGCGGCCCTCAAGGCCTCCGGCGGGGTTCATCACACGCTCGCCCGCCATGTCGAGGGCGCCTCCCACATGGCGGAGGGCTACACCCGGGCCCGCCCGGGGAACATCGGCGTCTGCGTCGGTACGTCGGGACCGGCCGGCACCGACATGATCACCGGCCTCTACTCCGCCATCGCCGACTCCGTCCCGATCCTGTGCATCACGGGCCAGGCCCCGACCGCGGTGCTCCACAAGGAGGACTTCCAGGCCGTCGACATCGCGTCGATCGCCAGGCCGGTCACCAAGGCGGCCACCACCGTCCTGGAGGCCGCGCAGGTCCCCGGCGTCTTCCAGCAGGCCTTCCACCTGATGCGCACCGGCCGTCCCGGCCCGGTCCTCATCGACCTGCCGATCGACGTGCAGCTCACCGAGATCGAGTTCGACCCCGATCTGTACGAGCCGCTGCCGGTGCACAAGCCCGCCGCGACCCGCAAGCAGATCGAGCGCGCCCTGGAGATGCTGAACGACTCCGAGCGGCCGCTGCTCGTCGCGGGCGGCGGCATCATCAACGCCGACGCGTCCGAACTCCTGGTGGAGTTCGCCGAACTGACCGGTGTCCCGGTCGTCCCGACCCTGATGGGCTGGGGCGTCCTGGCCGACGACCACGAGCTCAACGCGGGCATGGTCGGCCTCCAGACCTCGCACCGCTACGGCAACGCGAACTTCCTGGAGTCCGACTTCGTCCTCGGCATCGGCAACCGCTGGGCCAACCGCCACACCGGCCGCCTGGACGTCTACACCCGGGGCCGCACGTTCGTCCACGTCGACATCGAGCCCACCCAGCTGGGCAGGATCTTCGCCCCCGACCTCGGCATCGCCTCCGACGCCAAGGCCGCGCTGGAGCTGTTCGTCGAGGTGGCGCGCGAGCTGAAGGCGGCCGGCGGGCTCAGGGACCGCTCGCAGTGGGCCGCGTCCACGCAGGAGCGCAAGGCCACCCTCCAGCGGCGCACGCACTTCGACAACGTGCCGCTGAAGCCGCAGCGGGTGTACGAGGAGATGAACCGGGCCTTCGGGCCCGAGACCCGGTACGTCACCACGATCGGCCTCTCCCAGATCGCGGGCGCGCAGATGCTGCACGTCTACCGGCCGCGCCACTGGATCAACTGCGGCCAGGCGGGCCCGCTCGGCTGGACCGTCCCGGCCGCGCTGGGTGTCGCGACGGCCGACCCCGGGGGCTCAGTCGTCGCGCTCTCCGGCGACTACGACTTCCAGTTCATGATGGAGGAGCTCGCGGTCGGCGCGCAGCACCGCATCCCGTACGTGCATGTCCTGGTGAACAACTCCTACCTGGGGCTGATCCGCCAGGCGCAGCGCAACTTCGACATCGACTTCCAGGTCAACCTGGAGTTCGAGAACATCAACTCGCCGGAGCTGGGCGGCTACGGGGTGGACCACGTCAAGGTCGTGGAGGGCCTGGGCTGCAAGGCGATCCGGGTCACCGAGCCGGACCGGCTGCTGCCGGCCTTCGAGGAGGCCAAGAAGCTGGCGGCGGAGTTCCGGGTGCCGGTGGTCGTCGAGGCGATCCTGGAGCGGATCACGAACATCTCGATGAGCGGTACGGACATCGCCTCGGTCAACGAGTTCGAGGACGTCGCGTCGGAGCCGGGCCACGCGCCGACGGCGATCCGCCCGCTGGCCACGGCCTGA
- a CDS encoding catalase has product MTQRVLTTESGAPVADNQNSATAGVGGPILLQDGHLLEKLARFNRERIPERVVHARGSGAYGYFEVTDDVTGFTRADFLSEVGRRTETFIRFSTVADSLGGADAVRDPRGFALKFYTDEGNYDLVGNNTPVFFIKDPIKFPDFIHSQKRDPFTGRQEPDNVWDFWAHAPEATHQVTWLMGDRGIPASYRHMNGYGSHTYQWTNAAGEAFFVKYHFKTNQGVRSLSAGQAAELVGKDASSHQTDLLQAIERGMNPSWTLHVQVMPAADAADYRFNPFDLTKVWPHSDYPLQRVGRLVLDRNPDNVFAEVEQAAFSPNNFVPGIGPSPDKMLQGRLFAYADAHRYRLGVNHTQLPVNAPRTAVVDNYGRDGLHATRHGARHDKNYEPNSYAGPAQTGAAHSAPLAVQGWTGTHQAPAHAKDDDFFQAGELYRLMSDDEKGRLIANIAGSLSQVTRDDVIEKNLAHFHAADAEYGKRVEEAVHALRED; this is encoded by the coding sequence ATGACGCAGCGTGTGCTTACGACCGAGTCAGGCGCCCCGGTCGCCGACAACCAGAACTCCGCCACCGCAGGCGTCGGTGGCCCGATCCTCCTCCAGGACGGTCACCTCCTGGAGAAGCTCGCCCGCTTCAACCGGGAGCGCATCCCGGAGCGCGTGGTGCACGCCCGGGGCTCCGGCGCGTACGGCTACTTCGAGGTGACCGACGACGTCACCGGCTTCACCCGCGCCGACTTCCTCTCCGAGGTGGGCCGCCGCACCGAGACCTTCATCCGGTTCTCGACGGTCGCCGACTCGCTCGGTGGCGCGGACGCGGTGCGCGACCCGCGCGGTTTCGCCCTCAAGTTCTATACGGACGAGGGCAATTACGACCTGGTCGGCAACAACACCCCGGTGTTCTTCATCAAGGACCCGATCAAGTTCCCCGACTTCATCCACTCGCAGAAGCGCGACCCGTTCACGGGCCGTCAGGAGCCGGACAACGTCTGGGACTTCTGGGCCCACGCTCCCGAGGCGACGCACCAGGTGACCTGGCTGATGGGCGACCGGGGCATCCCGGCCTCGTACCGCCACATGAACGGTTACGGCTCGCACACCTACCAGTGGACGAACGCCGCGGGCGAGGCCTTCTTCGTCAAGTACCACTTCAAGACCAACCAGGGCGTGCGCTCGCTCTCCGCCGGCCAGGCCGCGGAGCTCGTCGGCAAGGACGCCTCCTCGCACCAGACGGACCTGCTGCAGGCGATCGAGCGCGGCATGAACCCGTCCTGGACGCTGCATGTGCAGGTGATGCCGGCCGCCGACGCCGCGGACTACCGCTTCAACCCGTTCGACCTGACCAAGGTGTGGCCGCACAGCGACTACCCGCTCCAGCGGGTGGGCCGGCTCGTCCTGGACCGCAACCCGGACAACGTCTTCGCCGAGGTCGAGCAGGCCGCGTTCTCCCCGAACAACTTCGTGCCCGGCATCGGCCCGTCCCCGGACAAGATGCTCCAGGGCCGGCTGTTCGCGTACGCGGACGCACACCGCTACCGGCTGGGCGTCAACCACACCCAGCTGCCGGTGAACGCGCCGCGTACGGCCGTCGTCGACAACTACGGCCGCGACGGACTGCACGCCACGCGTCACGGTGCGCGGCACGACAAGAACTACGAGCCCAACTCGTACGCGGGCCCGGCCCAGACGGGCGCGGCGCACTCCGCCCCGCTGGCCGTCCAGGGCTGGACCGGCACGCACCAGGCGCCCGCCCACGCCAAGGACGACGACTTCTTCCAGGCGGGCGAGCTGTACCGGCTGATGTCGGACGACGAGAAGGGCCGGCTGATCGCCAACATCGCGGGCAGCCTGTCCCAGGTCACCCGGGACGACGTGATCGAGAAGAACCTCGCCCACTTCCACGCCGCGGACGCCGAGTACGGCAAGCGCGTGGAGGAGGCCGTCCACGCCCTGCGCGAGGACTGA
- a CDS encoding 2-hydroxy-3-oxopropionate reductase: MSNNLPKVAWIGLGIMGSPMSENLIKAGYDVTGYTLEQDKVDRLAAAGGTGASSIAEAVRDADVIVTMVPASPQVEAIAYGPEGILENARRGALLVDMSSITPQTSVDLAERARDKGIRVLDAPVSGGEAGAIEAVLSIMVGGEQADFDAARPVLDALGRTIVLCGPHGCGQTVKAANQLIVAVNIQACAEAVVFLEKSGVDLAAALDVLNGGLAGSTVLTRKKANFLNRDFAPGFRIDLHHKDMGIVTDAARNVGAALPVGAVVAQLVASLRAQGDGGLDHSALLRSVERLSGRPVGA, encoded by the coding sequence ATGAGCAACAACCTCCCCAAGGTTGCGTGGATCGGGCTCGGCATCATGGGCTCGCCCATGTCCGAGAACCTGATCAAGGCCGGTTACGACGTCACCGGTTACACCCTGGAGCAGGACAAGGTGGACCGGCTGGCCGCGGCCGGCGGCACCGGTGCCTCCTCGATCGCCGAGGCGGTCAGGGACGCCGACGTGATCGTCACGATGGTGCCCGCCTCCCCGCAGGTCGAGGCCATCGCGTACGGCCCCGAGGGCATCCTGGAGAACGCGAGGCGCGGCGCGCTGCTGGTCGACATGTCCTCGATCACCCCGCAGACCTCCGTGGACCTCGCCGAGCGCGCCCGCGACAAGGGCATCCGCGTGCTGGACGCCCCCGTCTCCGGCGGCGAGGCCGGCGCGATCGAGGCCGTGCTCTCCATCATGGTCGGCGGCGAGCAGGCCGACTTCGACGCCGCCAGGCCGGTGCTCGACGCACTGGGCCGGACCATCGTGCTCTGCGGTCCGCACGGTTGCGGCCAGACGGTGAAGGCCGCCAACCAGCTGATCGTCGCGGTCAACATCCAGGCCTGCGCCGAGGCCGTCGTCTTCCTGGAGAAGTCCGGGGTCGACCTCGCCGCCGCGCTCGACGTCCTCAACGGCGGACTGGCCGGCTCGACCGTGCTGACCCGCAAGAAGGCCAACTTCCTGAACCGGGACTTCGCACCCGGCTTCCGGATCGACCTGCACCACAAGGACATGGGCATCGTCACGGACGCCGCCCGCAACGTCGGGGCCGCGCTGCCGGTGGGCGCGGTCGTCGCCCAGCTCGTCGCCTCGCTGCGCGCACAGGGCGACGGCGGCCTGGACCACTCGGCGCTGCTCCGCTCGGTCGAGCGCCTCTCCGGCCGGCCCGTCGGGGCCTGA
- a CDS encoding TIM barrel protein, protein MGYPDQRFDVNLSILFTELPLLERPAAAAAAGFTAVELWWPWTETPTPPQAELDALKKALDDAGTELVGLNFYAGQLPGPDRGALSVPGTESDRFRANIEVAAAFAAATGCKALNALYGNRIDGVDPAVQDELALENLVLAARAADRIGAVLLIETLNAPESPRYPLVSAPAGIEVVDRINAATGLGNAKFLMDLYHLSMNGEDLSQVITAYAGRTGHVQIADNPGRGAPGTGSLPLEQLLDELAEAGYDGRVGLEYKPGDRSSAESVGWLPAAARAAR, encoded by the coding sequence ATGGGCTACCCGGACCAGCGCTTCGATGTGAACCTCTCGATCCTCTTCACGGAACTCCCGCTCCTGGAGCGCCCGGCGGCAGCAGCCGCGGCGGGCTTCACCGCGGTCGAGCTGTGGTGGCCGTGGACCGAGACCCCCACTCCTCCACAGGCCGAACTCGACGCCCTCAAGAAGGCGCTCGACGACGCGGGCACCGAACTGGTGGGCCTGAACTTCTACGCCGGACAGCTGCCCGGCCCCGACCGCGGCGCACTCTCCGTGCCCGGCACCGAGTCGGACCGCTTCCGCGCCAATATCGAGGTGGCGGCCGCTTTCGCCGCCGCGACCGGCTGCAAGGCGCTCAACGCGCTCTACGGCAACCGGATCGACGGCGTGGATCCGGCGGTGCAGGACGAACTCGCCCTGGAGAACCTGGTCCTCGCCGCCCGCGCGGCGGACCGGATCGGGGCAGTCCTGCTGATCGAGACCCTGAACGCGCCGGAGTCACCGCGCTACCCGCTGGTCAGCGCGCCGGCCGGGATCGAGGTCGTCGACCGGATCAACGCGGCGACCGGCCTCGGCAACGCGAAGTTCCTGATGGACCTGTACCACCTGTCGATGAACGGCGAGGACCTCAGCCAGGTCATCACCGCGTACGCCGGCAGGACCGGCCACGTGCAGATCGCCGACAACCCGGGGCGCGGCGCGCCCGGCACCGGCTCGCTCCCGCTGGAGCAGCTCCTCGACGAGCTGGCCGAGGCCGGTTACGACGGCCGGGTCGGCCTGGAGTACAAGCCGGGCGACCGGTCGAGCGCCGAGTCCGTCGGGTGGCTCCCGGCTGCCGCGCGGGCCGCCCGCTGA